A single genomic interval of Eurosta solidaginis isolate ZX-2024a chromosome 3, ASM4086904v1, whole genome shotgun sequence harbors:
- the LOC137246988 gene encoding uncharacterized protein, with protein MLSKRWICLLLAFAIFVQCLPNSDAFIVRLITETLQNNVAGEPITHKRTEWDFDPGISQKRRGLFYETHGYRAAKFIERIGLGLDGREEERRAEQQLRDIGRLNGEHNINFPPEPQILITPD; from the exons TTAGCATTTGCAATCTTCGTACAATGCCTTCCCAACAGTGACGCGTTCATTGTCCGCCTAATTACAGAGACATTACAGAACAATGTTGCTGGCGAACCAATAACACATAAGCGTACCGAATGGGATTTCGATCCGGGAATAAGTCAAAAGCGAAGAGGGCTTTTCTATGAG ACACATGGTTATCGTGCCGCAAAATTCATTGAACGCATTGGCTTGGGCTTAGATGGGCGAGAAGAAGAACGACGTGCAGAGCAACAACTGCGTGATATTGGGCGTCTTAATGGCGAGCATAATATTAATTTTCCACCCGAACCACAAATACTTATAACCCCTGACTGA